The following proteins are co-located in the Pararhizobium capsulatum DSM 1112 genome:
- a CDS encoding HlyD family secretion protein, with translation MFELILCSMLTIFPDYLFRRYGQGKRIGVDITLYTMWYELRWGISACLLLTISLITLIFYFHPSTKSVTALFRTVTILPETVGRVDEVYVGLNQKVAAGDALFRLDGAQQEAAIETARRQISELDAEMTVTKTELITADAQISGAQSDLQTAIDEYEMKAQLLKTDAVARREVERLATTVEGRKSALAATSATKATLETKIATLLPAQRASAEAALAQAQVDLDKTTVRAGVAGTVQQFTLRVGDVVNTMIRPAGILVPEQAGRGTLIAGFGQIEAQVMKTGMIAEATCIGKPFTIIPLVVTEVQDVIAAGQLRPTDLLVDVQQMAQPGTLTVFLQPLYPGALDGVPPGSSCIANAYTNNHDALADPNIGTLKWVYLHVVDTVGLVHAMILRMQAMLLPVQTLVLGGH, from the coding sequence ATGTTTGAACTCATTCTTTGCTCCATGCTGACGATTTTCCCGGATTACCTCTTCCGCCGGTACGGCCAAGGGAAACGAATTGGCGTCGATATCACGCTCTACACGATGTGGTACGAACTCCGATGGGGCATCAGCGCCTGCCTCTTGCTGACGATTTCGCTGATTACCCTGATCTTCTACTTCCACCCGTCCACCAAGAGCGTCACAGCGCTGTTCCGCACGGTGACGATATTGCCGGAAACGGTAGGCCGGGTTGACGAAGTCTATGTCGGGCTGAACCAGAAGGTGGCCGCCGGCGACGCACTCTTCCGGCTCGACGGCGCTCAACAGGAGGCTGCGATCGAAACCGCTCGTCGCCAGATTTCGGAGCTTGATGCCGAGATGACGGTCACCAAGACCGAACTCATAACAGCCGATGCTCAGATCAGTGGAGCTCAAAGCGACTTGCAGACCGCCATCGACGAATATGAGATGAAGGCCCAGCTTCTCAAAACCGACGCAGTTGCCAGACGCGAGGTCGAGCGTCTCGCAACCACCGTCGAAGGTCGCAAAAGCGCCCTGGCCGCGACCAGCGCCACCAAGGCAACGCTGGAAACCAAGATCGCGACCCTCCTGCCAGCGCAAAGGGCAAGCGCCGAAGCGGCTCTCGCGCAAGCGCAGGTCGATCTCGACAAGACGACGGTTCGCGCCGGTGTTGCCGGGACCGTCCAGCAGTTCACGCTGCGTGTCGGCGATGTCGTCAACACGATGATACGTCCGGCCGGCATTCTTGTGCCCGAACAGGCAGGGCGCGGCACGCTGATCGCCGGCTTCGGACAGATCGAGGCGCAGGTGATGAAGACCGGCATGATCGCCGAAGCAACCTGCATCGGCAAGCCGTTCACCATCATACCACTCGTCGTGACCGAAGTTCAGGACGTGATCGCCGCGGGGCAGCTGCGACCGACGGACCTGCTGGTGGACGTGCAGCAGATGGCCCAGCCGGGAACGCTGACCGTCTTCCTGCAACCGCTTTATCCCGGCGCTCTGGACGGTGTCCCGCCGGGCAGCAGCTGCATCGCCAATGCCTACACCAACAATCATGATGCACTTGCCGACCCCAATATCGGCACGCTGAAATGGGTGTACTTGCACGTCGTCGATACCGTCGGCCTCGTGCATGCGATGATCCTGCGCATGCAGGCGATGTTGCTCCCGGTCCAGACCCTGGTCCTGGGCGGCCACTGA